The genomic segment TGACTCGTGCGCGAACCTCGTCAGCACTCTCGACCCACCAGGGCTCGGTGCCACCACGGCCGGCTTCGCCACCGTCGTGATCGACTTCGAGAGGCTCCCAGTCGGACCAACCCGCGTCCGTACGCACGCGCACCTCGACTGTGACGTCCAAGTCGTTCTCAGTTCGGTCCCATGTCACGCCGAGCAGGGCGAAGTTCGCGGTCTTGGTCGGTGCGAGCTCGGCGACGAGACCGTCTGACGTTCGGACCGGTGCAGGCACAGCGATCGAGCGACTCTTGGCCGGAGCCGGCGCGCTCTCAGGGGTCTTCGGTGCGGGAGCCGAGTGCTCAGGCGCTGCCTGGGGTGACTTGGAGACTGAGGTGCATCCAGACAGGAAGAGTCCTGTCAGGACGATCGCCAAAACGAACTTTCCCCCGAGATGCATGACGCCATCGTACGTGAACGGCGGGAGCGGGCTAGTTAGAAGCGGAACCAGTTGGACTTGAGGCCGAACGACGTACGAGCGGTATTGCCCGTGATCGTGATGGTCTCCTTGGTCCCCACCAGCTTTAGCGAGATGACGCGACCATTCCAATCGCCGTACCCGTTTCGCTTCGTGATCGTGATCGATTTGAGCGTGCCGAGCGACTTGTGAGCCTTCTCGATAGTGGCTGCAGAGACCGACTTGGTCCACTCGTGGTTGGCATTGCCGGACCAGTCGTCATGCGGGTCAGGAACGGCCTTGAGGTACGGCTGGCTACCCGGTGCGGTGTAGCCGCCCGACGAGGACGAGAACTGGGTGAACGCGGGCTTGTCTTCGTACGTGAGGATCTTCGACTTCGTCGCCGCTATTGCCGCGTCCGTGGCTTCGGTCTCGGCCGAGTAGCCGCGATAGACCTGGCAGCTCGTGGTGTCGCACATGTCGTAGTAGTGCGAGGGCACGATGCCGCGCACACCGTACGTACGAGCCGCGACGGCCTGCGCCTTGAGTGCCTCGGGGTGCCAGGAAGACGGCATCTCGGCGGCGACAACACCGCGAACGTACGACTCGATCGACAGCACGTTGACGGTGTTGCGATCTGTCGAGCCGGCCTTCGGAAGCGCCGAGCGCAGAATGCCGCGGTACTTGACGTCGCTGCCGCCGGGCAGGATGAGCCGGATCGCCGACGCCTCGAACTGCGCGTCACCCGTCCAGATCTTGTTTTCGTACGTCGTCCAGGCTCCGTTGGTCACGTACTGGAGGACCGACTTCGTCTTGTCGGACGACAGTGGAGTGATCATCCACTTCGTGACCGCCACGTCGGCGATCGTGGCCGGCAACGTCACGGCTGTCCCACCGGATCCCTTGCGGAACGTCAGTGCGGAACGCGCCTTGATGATGACCGAGGCGGTGGTGTCCTTGGTGATCAGTACGCGGATGTTGCCGGTCTTCGTCCCGAGCGCGGTTCCGGGGTAGTACGTCGACAGGATCGAGTCGAACTTCTCGCCGGCCTTTGCCGCGCCCTGCGCGCCGTACTGGCTCATGCCGATGCCGTGCCCGAATCCGTGACCCTTGACCGTGATGGTGCGACTCTCCGGGATCGTCACACTGTTGGTGCTTGTCGCCGTACTGGTGGAGATCACCTTGCCGGACGAGTCGTATGCGACGGTCTTCTTCGATTCGGAGAAGTAGCGGATGTAACCCTTGGCAAAGTTGGCGCGCGAACCCGTGGACTCGGTGATCACCGAGGACGTCGGAGCGCCGAGTTGGCCTGACATCTCTTTCAGCTTTGTGTACGTCGCGGCGATCGCGCCCCACACGGCGTAGTTCGTGGTCTTGGTGCTGGTGCGCACCGCAAAGATCGAGCCGTGCTCGAAGCGCTGCGCGAAGGTGCCGCTCGAGCTGACCGTCGGGCTGTCGCCCTTCGGGAATCCGAGCGCGGAGCCCTGAGCACCCAGAGCCTTGTACTTGTCATAGAAGCCAGACGCGAAGGTCACGAACTTGGCGCCAACGTCCGGCGTCGAATACATGTAGCCCTTGCCGAAGCGCGTCGCGCGACCATCGGTCACGGGCGCCTCTCCGATGAACACGGGTCCGGTCACGGTTTTGCCGAGCTCAGCAGCTCGGGTCTTGATGTCGGAGCTGTAGTCGCTGATGTACTTCTCGACGCGATCGCGCAGACCACCCTCAGCGGACAACCACGCGTACGCGTACTTCCCGGGGCACGCCGTACCGACGACGTTGCGATGCCCCGCAATCATGTTGAGGGTGAGGTTCTTCTCGCTGACCTTCCAGGTGCCCTTGGCCTTCATGTACGTCGTGCCCATGCGCCAGCCGATCAGCTTGACCATGGCTGCCTTGAGCGCTTCCGGGGGCACGACCTCGTCGTAGTTGCCCATCATCGAGACACCCATGGCGTAGGTGTTGACCTCGCCGTTGCCGGAGTGGGCTGCACGCACCTGGCGGTCGATGCCGCCCTTGCGACCCTCGAAGATCTGGCCGTACTTGTCGACCAGGAAGTTGTAGCCAATGTCGCACCAGTCGTGGCCCTTGACGTGATACGCCTGAATACCGCGCACGATCTTGGCTGAATCAGACTTCGCGTACGAGTTGTTTCCTGCCGTGTGGTGCACGACGATTCCGCGGGTGCTGCTTCCGGTCAGCGGGGCTGAGCACGAGCCACCGGCCGAAGCGCCCCAGGCCGAACGCATGATGATCGTCGGCTTCGGCGTGTAAGTCGGGCTGCCATCGGTCGGTGTCACCTCTGCTGCCGTCGTCACGCGTGCAGTGCCGTTCATGACACCGCCCGGCGTGTACGCGGCCGAGGTCACCGTGGATTTGGCGGCTTCGTCCACGCCGCCCGGATCGATGGTGAGCACCTTGATGTCATCGGGCCGCGTGCCGGACTTCGACGACACGCGTACGGCGACACCTTCTGCCTTGCCGACCCATACCGGTTCAGTTCCCGGGCGTCCCGCGTCGCCGGGAGCATCATCATCGTTCTCGAGGGTCTCCCATGACGTCCACTTGCCGTTTGTCAGCGACCGGATCGCGACACTGATGTCTTTGTCCGTGGTCTTGGCACTCCAGGTGACGCCGACCATCCCGTACGAGGTGGTGCGCGTCTGAGGCAGCTCGGCGACCACATTCTTCGGCGAACCGGCCTGAACCTTGGGTACGACGGTTTCCTTCGTACGCACGACAGGCTTGGGACCCTTGGGCTCCGGTGCCGCATCCTCGGCCTCCGGCGCAGGGGTCGGCGCGGCCTCGTCAAGACCCGCAATCGGCGCATTGGCAGCGATCGGGTCCTGGGCGCGACTGAGCATCAGGCCAGACAGCACGAGAGCGACCGCAAGAAATGCGGTCACGAGTCGGCGAATCGAGCGCCAGGAAAGCATGGGGGAAGTCCGTTCCTGTGGCTGGTGTTACGAGAGTTGCAGTTGAGTTGCCCAACGATTATGCGCACACTTGCACGCCAGAATCCACGGACGACACGACTGGCGGCGAACTACAACGGTGTGATTTTGCAGGGATTTTCGCGACTGGAACGCGCTAGGGCGTGCCGTGGAGGCGCCGTGCAGCCTCGGCAACCGAGCCGGAGAGCGACGGATAGATGGTGAACGCGTCGGCAACCTGGTCGACCGTGAGCGACGCTGACACCGCCAACGAGATGACGTGGATCAGCTCGCTGGCCTTGGGACCGACCACCACGCCACCGACGACAATGCCCATCCCCCGGCGGGCGAAGATCTTCACGAAACCGTCGTGAACGCCCTGCATCTTGGCGCGAGGGTTGGATGCGAGAGGAAGAGTCGCCGCGATCACCTGCATGTCTGACTCGTCAACCTGCTTCTGTGACAGCCCAACAGTGGCGATCTCGGGCGAGGTAAAGACGTTGCTCGAGACCTTGCCGAGGTCGAGCGGGTGCACGGCGTCGCCCAGCAGGTGCGACATCGCGATGCGGCCCTGCTGCGCTGCCACCGAGGCGAGCATCAGCACGCCAGTGCAGTCGCCAGCCGCGTAGACACCTCGTACGTTCGTCCGCGAGACCTTGTCGACCTCGATGAAGCCGCCCTCGTTGAGCTCGACTCCGATCGTGTCGAGGCCGAGACCCTCCGTGTTGGGGATTGAGCCCAACGCGAGCAGGCAGTGTGAGCCGTCGACCGTACGTCCGTCAGTCAGCGTGACGCGTACGCCGTCATCCGTGCGCTCGACCTTCTCCATACGGGAGTTGCCGAGGACCGTCATTCCGCGTCGCTTGAAGACGTCTTCGATGACGGTGGCAGCGTCGGCGTCTTCGCCGGGCAGCACTCGATCGCGGCT from the Aeromicrobium panaciterrae genome contains:
- a CDS encoding SpoIID/LytB domain-containing protein translates to MLSWRSIRRLVTAFLAVALVLSGLMLSRAQDPIAANAPIAGLDEAAPTPAPEAEDAAPEPKGPKPVVRTKETVVPKVQAGSPKNVVAELPQTRTTSYGMVGVTWSAKTTDKDISVAIRSLTNGKWTSWETLENDDDAPGDAGRPGTEPVWVGKAEGVAVRVSSKSGTRPDDIKVLTIDPGGVDEAAKSTVTSAAYTPGGVMNGTARVTTAAEVTPTDGSPTYTPKPTIIMRSAWGASAGGSCSAPLTGSSTRGIVVHHTAGNNSYAKSDSAKIVRGIQAYHVKGHDWCDIGYNFLVDKYGQIFEGRKGGIDRQVRAAHSGNGEVNTYAMGVSMMGNYDEVVPPEALKAAMVKLIGWRMGTTYMKAKGTWKVSEKNLTLNMIAGHRNVVGTACPGKYAYAWLSAEGGLRDRVEKYISDYSSDIKTRAAELGKTVTGPVFIGEAPVTDGRATRFGKGYMYSTPDVGAKFVTFASGFYDKYKALGAQGSALGFPKGDSPTVSSSGTFAQRFEHGSIFAVRTSTKTTNYAVWGAIAATYTKLKEMSGQLGAPTSSVITESTGSRANFAKGYIRYFSESKKTVAYDSSGKVISTSTATSTNSVTIPESRTITVKGHGFGHGIGMSQYGAQGAAKAGEKFDSILSTYYPGTALGTKTGNIRVLITKDTTASVIIKARSALTFRKGSGGTAVTLPATIADVAVTKWMITPLSSDKTKSVLQYVTNGAWTTYENKIWTGDAQFEASAIRLILPGGSDVKYRGILRSALPKAGSTDRNTVNVLSIESYVRGVVAAEMPSSWHPEALKAQAVAARTYGVRGIVPSHYYDMCDTTSCQVYRGYSAETEATDAAIAATKSKILTYEDKPAFTQFSSSSGGYTAPGSQPYLKAVPDPHDDWSGNANHEWTKSVSAATIEKAHKSLGTLKSITITKRNGYGDWNGRVISLKLVGTKETITITGNTARTSFGLKSNWFRF
- a CDS encoding NAD(P)H-quinone dehydrogenase, which gives rise to MTHVTIIGGGPGGYEAALVASRLGADVTLIERDGVGGSTVLTDCVPSKTLIATSDLLTDVSGAAELGIEVPNAVRADLAAVDKRVLALAQAQSADIAERLVASGVKIISGTATIESAQLVVVDGTQRVDTDAILLATGAHPRVSPDAQPDGERILTWEQIYALQVLPEHMIVVGSGVTGAEFASAYNGLGATVTLVSSRDRVLPGEDADAATVIEDVFKRRGMTVLGNSRMEKVERTDDGVRVTLTDGRTVDGSHCLLALGSIPNTEGLGLDTIGVELNEGGFIEVDKVSRTNVRGVYAAGDCTGVLMLASVAAQQGRIAMSHLLGDAVHPLDLGKVSSNVFTSPEIATVGLSQKQVDESDMQVIAATLPLASNPRAKMQGVHDGFVKIFARRGMGIVVGGVVVGPKASELIHVISLAVSASLTVDQVADAFTIYPSLSGSVAEAARRLHGTP